A window of the Synechococcus sp. LTW-R genome harbors these coding sequences:
- the psbA gene encoding photosystem II q(b) protein — translation MTTTIQQRQGASAWNQFCEWVTSTDNRLYVGWFGVLMIPCLLAATICFIVAFIAAPPVDIDGIREPVAGSLIYGNNIISGAVIPSSNAIGLHFYPIWEAASLDEWLYNGGPFQLVVFHFLIGIYAYMGREWELSYRLGMRPWICVAYSAPVAAASAVFLVYPFGQGSFSDAMPLGISGTFNYMLVFQAEHNILMHPFHMLGVAGVFGGSLFSAMHGSLVTSSLVRETTESESQNYGYKFGQEEETYNIVAAHGYFGRLIFQYASFNNSRSLHFFLAAWPVVGIWFTALGVSTMAFNLNGFNFNQSILDSQGRVLNTWADVLNRANLGMEVMHERNAHNFPLDLAAAESTPVALTAPAIG, via the coding sequence ATGACGACCACCATCCAGCAGCGCCAAGGCGCTTCTGCGTGGAACCAGTTCTGCGAGTGGGTCACCAGCACCGACAACCGCCTCTATGTGGGTTGGTTCGGCGTTCTGATGATTCCCTGCCTGCTGGCCGCCACCATCTGCTTCATCGTTGCGTTCATCGCAGCACCCCCCGTCGACATCGACGGCATCCGTGAGCCTGTTGCTGGCTCCCTGATCTACGGAAACAACATCATCTCTGGTGCTGTTATCCCCTCCAGCAACGCCATCGGCCTGCACTTCTATCCCATCTGGGAAGCCGCCAGCCTCGACGAGTGGCTGTACAACGGCGGTCCTTTCCAGCTGGTTGTTTTCCACTTCCTCATCGGCATCTACGCCTACATGGGTCGTGAGTGGGAACTCTCCTACCGCCTCGGCATGCGCCCCTGGATCTGCGTTGCTTACAGCGCACCCGTGGCTGCTGCTTCCGCAGTGTTCCTGGTGTATCCCTTCGGTCAGGGCTCCTTCTCGGACGCCATGCCCCTGGGCATCTCCGGCACCTTCAACTACATGCTGGTGTTCCAGGCTGAGCACAACATCCTGATGCACCCCTTCCACATGCTTGGTGTGGCTGGTGTGTTCGGTGGTTCCCTGTTCTCCGCCATGCACGGCTCCCTGGTGACCTCCTCCCTGGTGCGTGAAACCACCGAGAGCGAGTCCCAGAACTACGGCTACAAGTTCGGCCAAGAGGAAGAGACCTACAACATCGTGGCTGCCCACGGTTACTTCGGTCGCCTGATCTTCCAATACGCCTCCTTCAACAACAGCCGCAGCCTGCACTTCTTCCTGGCTGCCTGGCCTGTGGTTGGTATCTGGTTCACCGCCCTGGGCGTTAGCACCATGGCGTTCAACCTGAACGGCTTCAACTTCAACCAGTCGATCCTGGATTCCCAGGGTCGTGTGCTGAACACCTGGGCTGACGTGCTGAACCGCGCCAACCTCGGTATGGAAGTGATGCACGAGCGCAACGCTCACAACTTCCCCCTCGACCTGGCTGCTGCTGAGTCCACCCCCGTGGCTCTGACTGCTCCCGCCATCGGCTGA
- the cofG gene encoding 7,8-didemethyl-8-hydroxy-5-deazariboflavin synthase subunit CofG has translation MVSVPVVTWSPSVTLVPTHGCFNRCGYCSFRVDPDSAVPLSLEVAQRQLAQRPDAAEVLLLSGEEAPGSPRRGAWFDRLLQFSQLALAQGRLPHTNAGPLSAREMACLGRSNPSLGLMLEGLGPAYAPLHAHAPSKRLEVRLAQLEQAGRLGIPFTTGLLLGVGETRADRLDALVVLRDLQLRWGHLQEVILQPWRPDGTSAVALTAQEQGDLLELIAAARALLPPEVHLQTPPNLWPLEGLPAALAAGIDDLGGIDLADVINPAYPQPRVEALRAVVEASGRQLAPRTCVHRQWWPRLPHGLRRTVARVDQTLQQRWATAAC, from the coding sequence GTGGTATCTGTTCCGGTCGTCACCTGGAGCCCCAGCGTCACGCTGGTGCCCACCCACGGCTGTTTCAACCGTTGCGGCTACTGCAGCTTTCGCGTTGATCCGGATTCAGCCGTTCCTCTATCGCTTGAGGTTGCTCAGCGCCAGCTTGCTCAGCGGCCGGATGCCGCCGAGGTGTTGCTCCTCAGTGGTGAGGAGGCCCCGGGTTCGCCGCGTCGCGGTGCCTGGTTCGACCGCCTACTGCAGTTCAGCCAGCTCGCCCTGGCTCAAGGACGGTTGCCCCACACCAATGCCGGTCCCCTGAGTGCCAGAGAGATGGCGTGCCTTGGCCGCTCCAACCCCTCGCTTGGCTTGATGCTCGAAGGCCTTGGGCCGGCCTACGCCCCGTTGCATGCCCACGCCCCCAGTAAACGGCTGGAGGTTCGCTTGGCCCAGCTCGAGCAGGCCGGCCGCTTGGGCATTCCCTTCACGACGGGACTCTTGCTGGGGGTGGGTGAAACCCGTGCCGATCGTTTGGATGCCCTTGTAGTCCTTCGCGATCTGCAGCTGCGGTGGGGACATCTTCAGGAGGTGATCCTTCAGCCATGGCGCCCCGATGGCACCTCCGCCGTTGCCCTCACTGCCCAGGAGCAGGGAGATCTGTTGGAGCTGATTGCGGCGGCCCGTGCGTTGCTGCCGCCGGAGGTCCATCTCCAGACGCCCCCGAACCTTTGGCCCCTGGAAGGGCTTCCGGCTGCGCTGGCCGCTGGTATTGATGACCTCGGCGGAATCGATCTGGCCGATGTGATCAATCCGGCCTATCCGCAGCCAAGGGTTGAAGCCCTGCGGGCGGTGGTGGAGGCGTCCGGCCGGCAACTCGCACCCCGGACCTGTGTCCACCGCCAGTGGTGGCCGCGCTTGCCCCATGGCCTGAGGAGAACGGTCGCGCGGGTTGATCAAACCCTCCAGCAACGTTGGGCAACAGCTGCTTGTTAG